The window ataaaacgacacccatgacgacttttatggcatagtgcatggccgccattttggattccaaaatggtcatcattttcaaaattggggccccctaaaacgtataaaacgacatccatgacgacttttatgacacactgcatggccgccattttggattccaaaatggtcatcattttcgaaatcggcactccctaaaacctataaatcgacacccatctcgacttttatgacaaagtgtttggctaccatctgcatgcaagacatttctattatttttacgtacaaaaacgGCCCCCtctcaacttccaaccgagatttaatcgataatttattcgattaatattcagattaattcaatttcaatctatgttaggtcgactaaactaatcgcgattaaaatttgaggattaacttttattattccattaattagtcgaataaacagttcaatctattaagtcccatctctgaccacggcatttttacactttgagaatatctgaaaacaaatgaacacaaggagccattttgcaaatccagtaactttgttattacttttgacagcgcgtgtcatgtgtctacacagagtcgacacaaagtcgaaacatttgcgactactttgtgactgcaatatttctcagccttaaaccatatttatacatcataattaaccagtttcgtagtatgtaaagcgttatttctgttatttaagtatagtatacgcatcgaagtactaaaaatgcataaaataatatagttatgaacacaggcactgagaagtaaacaatttcatttccggctaaactaaaacaatgcggtggcgcgttgattatattacacttagtttatcaaatcactcgagcagtttaattccccataataatttaagtcctattgtaatataaatgcaaacaatatataattacgtcttgtaatccgttttagagatggcgtattaatgtcacttatttttatttaactatttttccatctgacagtttccatttgacaggaacaaaatgaacgaatgaacgaatgattttggcataaagtagtcgcaaactcgtaacaatgtgtgcacacggcgaccacactttatgtcactttgtgtcatgtgtcgacccttccccatttctggtaactgtgtcgacacggcgacgactctgcgactggaattgtgaccgaaacagacggtgtcgacacaagatgtgtctacaccgcgtcgtaacggcgactggaaatggttgtatgggctgaACTGTTCAGAATAAACGAAAAAATGGTATGCATACCATTCatgaccatttttagggttccgtacccaaagggtaaaacgggaccctattactaagacttcgctgtccgtccgtccgtccgtccgtctgtcaccaggctgtatctcacgaaccgtgatagctagacagttgaaattttcacagatgatgtatttctgttgccgctataacaacaaatactaataatttttaagaaaaaaaaactgacttctatggggcccggtgaaagattatggtagacggtgcactatgtagaaaaggaggtaaaaccagtacctactttctagtagcatttcgtttccgtaagggtcgtagttatctagcctaacctaacccacttctctgatagcagttcggttctgtgaggatcgcagttcgaacctaatcaaacccacttttatagtagcatttcgtttctacaagactcgcagttctaaccaaacctaacccacttttgttcggttctgtgaggatcgcagttcaaacctaacctaacccacttaacggcgcatacggtgcggtgtacgggagtttgagcgggaggggtttggcatcatcatacccacattttatggtaggtaatcatagtggtttatttagtttaggtatcatagtggttttccgggtcaaggtccgggtctctgagtcagagtccgggtccgagtcccggtccaagtccgggtccgggtccgagtccgggtccgggtccgggtccgagtccgggtccgaaccggatccgggtatgagtccgggtcccagtccaagtcaaaatcgaaattcgaaatcaccaaacatgtactatgcgtcgttgaagagttctgttctgatcatcatcagcagttccacttcatcaaatgcgacagtttttaatgaaaatgcttgattttctgatgaaaatacaaaaatctctatacgcatgcctttaaaatttgaggagttccctcgatttctcatggatcccatcatcagaactcgagcttgacagaaatgtggcttaaaaactaaacttgcttaacaaacataacgaacaggacaaatcgccaaacgtgaactatgcgtcgttgaagagttccgttctgatcatcatcagcagttccacttcatcaaatgcgacagtttttaatgaaaatgcttgattttctgatgaaaatacaaaaatctctatacgcatgcctttaaaatttgaggagttccctcgatttctcatggatcccatcatcagaactcaagcttgataaaattgtggcttaaaaacttaacttgcttaacaaacataacgaagaggacaaatcgccaaaggtgaactatgcgtcgttgaagagttccgttctgatcatctgatcatcatcagcagttccacttcatcaaatgtcacgtttttgaatgtatatgcttgatttgttgataaaaacacaaaaatcaccatatgtatgcctttaagatttgaggagttccgtcgattcctcatggatcccatcatcagaactggattttgacaaaaacgggaccaatctgtatgcatatacatacaatcaaaaaaatatttttcaaaatcggtccagtaatgacggagatatggagtaacaaacataaaaaataaaaaaaataaaaataaaaataaaaaacatacaaccgaattgataacctcctcctttgggatttggaagtcggttaaaaacagaataaaataatgatttaaatggggctcccatacaacaaacgtgatttttgaccaaagttaagcaacgtcgggaggggtcagtacttggatgggtgaccgttttctttttgcttttttttgttttttttttttgcattatggtacggaacccttcgtgcgcgagtccgactcgcacttgcccggttttttatgctATAGGagaataggaggcaaacgagcaggcgaaaaaaagaaaagagcgCACATCCTCCCATTAAAGGCTGATAACGCATTACAACCTCTCTTAGTGTTGCGGGTGTCtgggcgacggtaatcgcttactaTCAAGCGATTCATCTGctagtttgcctcctatatcagggctataaccgcgaaaatcgaagttttcaaattgcggggatttttctctgtcactctaattacgccttcattggagtaaaagagaaagatccccgcaatttgcgaatttcggttttcgcggtagcccctcagggcTCGCcacaaaccccggcccgcgacgCAACGCgttccggcccgccgacacctaaagcgtccggcccgcgggaggcTCCAGGGGGGTTCGCCGCCCGCACACTTCATACCGCCCCCGCTGTTTTTCTTGCAAGCTATACCACATGGCACATTCCTTTTAAGCAGGGGCGTATTTACCCTAGGGTCATCCGGGCCATGGCCCGGGGCGCCAATCCGCCAGGGGCGGCATATGGGCCGTATGGCGCCCCTGGcggattgcattttgtttttcttccttgacttcTGGGGCGATGAAACGTATCGGCCCGGGGCGCTAAATTTCTAAATACGCCCCTgcttttaagagcccatcaatgtgcacactagcgccactgctaaataatcgtgataacATCAAACTAAGTGTTTATGTTGctggggaccgatttttgaatttcgatcgctcgatttcgtcactcgaaaatcggtggaaaactgcgaaatgctaatttttgaaatacgagcgaccgaaatttggaatctagtggtattgaccactcgatttaaattctattagtagaatttaaacgcctagtagtggagatatcatttaacgaaatacacaaaatcgagtggtcgaatttcaaaaatcggccccctggaactcaaaacaaaaacggatgttttaactttggacgcatagattgaccaatccagcaacataaaaactaaaggtacttaaatccaaaatacagtacgtaatggcccccttttttaaatacctgtccgTGTCGTTAGcttacaaggaagggtacccaactgtccgactccgatttgatttattttgatatatgttatagagtagtctaaaataacggacacgtatttttttttagctgcccaaactcaacctgttatAGTAAACCCAAACCAAACGGACGACTAGGATCatatctctatctctctcaTCCCACCTTCAGCCATGCGAGCGTGAATGAGAAGACCCTGGTCGTCCGTTTGGTTTGAGTCTACTATATgtaggagaaaatggccttcaaagtactgaaaattgaccaaaccttctaatttctatgaaaaacttttttcaaaaaaattggtaattaattactggtttcgttatatgttaattatcaatttttttgaaaaaagtttttcatagaaattagaaggtttggtcaattttcagtactttgaaggccattttctcctaacaggttgagtttgggcagctaaaaaaaaatacgtatcCGTTATTTTacactactctataacatatatcaaaataaatcaaatcggagtcggacagttgggtacccttccttgttagtAGAGTCAGTGATCCCCTGTTTACCGCATTAAAACATGTTAGCagtttatatataaatacagaTTTTTTCAGGTCACtttattaaattaactttaacaCTTTCTACTATTTTACCTATTACACATAACACAGTCAATACTTGTTTAAGAGTCtcataaaatagtaaataagaGGTAAAGTAGCACTTCCTTGAACTAGTGATCTGTCAAACACGTTAAAATTGCACTTCTGGAGCTTTTTTAGATAGTTGTTTACTGCTACAGCTGGTAGAAATATTTGATTAGCTAATTTCGGCACATCTATTTTTCTTGCCTGCAAAAAAAAGAACCAAATTAGAATAAGACTAGTTGGGATTGGGAGTTGAGACACATGCTGGACTGTGTCCCATAAAACAGAATCTGGTGATGGTGGGGGTGGCAAAACATCCAGACACTTAAGagtcttaaataaaaaaaaatacatgttttACCTTTTTAAGATGATTATTTGCTGAGGTTGCAATTTCATATGCACAATTTCTCATGTTCTCACTATCCCGACATCTCAGCACATCTTCTTGAGAAACATCATGCTTCATTAATAAATCCATGGGTACATATACCATTTTATATTGACTAGACATAGGTATAGACCTGTAATGaatcaaaaaataatcattatatTGTAGCCATTTAAAAATACTTCTCTTAATGGAGGTATATTTAACCTTTTacccgccagcaatttttgatcgagcgtgcttgtgtcgccaccgacagtaattgtaccacgcagagtaaggttggcatagttacgggagttataaatgtgctgtaaaaaccaaatcagatctttgtcttaatTATCAGACAGtagcgaaatgagctggatatgaaatgtcttatatatcagactctggcagttaaagggttaaaaaggAAAAGGAAGGAAAGTATAATTTCCATTATACAAATTACCTCATTATTAGcttaagagttattctcttgttggtggagtatcttccagctttccctatcttgcACCAGCTCTTTGACTTTATGATATGACACAACTTCTACTTATTCTTTCAATTGCTCCAAAAAGCCTGTGTCTGGGTTTTTCTCTTCCCTGCTTGCCTAGTAAAAAAGCAAACTGTAACACATACCTTAGCATATTGGCGAGTCCTTGGGCTTTACCTAAATGGGATGCAGCATGATCAGCATGCAAGTTTTGAACGCCCGCCAGCCAGAGCATTGTATAATATATTGCTGATACGCTGTCATCAGTGTATTTCTCTAAATCAGTCAGACTGCCAAAATATTTTGCTTTCATTAACCTCTGTCTTGAGTCAATGagtttttgtaaatttctctttggtATCTTGTAGACACTACAGACCTACAACATAAAGGTATTTACTGATTCATTTGATATCAGTG is drawn from Cydia fagiglandana chromosome 4, ilCydFagi1.1, whole genome shotgun sequence and contains these coding sequences:
- the LOC134663837 gene encoding NADH dehydrogenase (ubiquinone) complex I, assembly factor 6 isoform X1 — encoded protein: MFLTRKNMSQLLTKTLKTAQYTKLRTQTTTPTSNEDSVNYCANIVKSHDYENFLATLLMTKALRSPALVIRAFNVEIARVQDQTTDPQIAMMRMQFWQDTLKDIYKTDQSLRQVPANPVAQELFKVCSVYKIPKRNLQKLIDSRQRLMKAKYFGSLTDLEKYTDDSVSAIYYTMLWLAGVQNLHADHAASHLGKAQGLANMLRSIPMSSQYKMVYVPMDLLMKHDVSQEDVLRCRDSENMRNCAYEIATSANNHLKKARKIDVPKLANQIFLPAVAVNNYLKKLQKCNFNVFDRSLVQGSATLPLIYYFMRLLNKY
- the LOC134663837 gene encoding NADH dehydrogenase (ubiquinone) complex I, assembly factor 6 isoform X2, which produces MTKALRSPALVIRAFNVEIARVQDQTTDPQIAMMRMQFWQDTLKDIYKTDQSLRQVPANPVAQELFKVCSVYKIPKRNLQKLIDSRQRLMKAKYFGSLTDLEKYTDDSVSAIYYTMLWLAGVQNLHADHAASHLGKAQGLANMLRSIPMSSQYKMVYVPMDLLMKHDVSQEDVLRCRDSENMRNCAYEIATSANNHLKKARKIDVPKLANQIFLPAVAVNNYLKKLQKCNFNVFDRSLVQGSATLPLIYYFMRLLNKY